DNA from Triticum aestivum cultivar Chinese Spring chromosome 7D, IWGSC CS RefSeq v2.1, whole genome shotgun sequence:
CACCAGCAGCAGGAACCAAGGGCGCAACCATTTCAAGGCTTACCAATGTAAGGATCCGGGTGCTGGAAGTTCCTCTGCTGCGCCTCCGCGTCCTCGATGAGCCTATCGATCACGTCCAGGTTCTCCTgcgatacacacacacacacacagaggaaATCCATGAGAACACGACGGGGATCGGCGTCAGATGCGAGTCGTCAGCAAATAGACGAAGGGGGGGGAGACCCGAATCTTCAGTCTTACCACATTTCTGTTGGCCTCGAACTTGTCCCTGAGCTCGGACGCCTGCACGGGAGAAGAACACGGGGTCAGATCCGCGAGGGGGCGGGGAGATCGGGGGAGGGTGGGGGAGAGGGGCGCTCACGTCCTGGTAGAAGAGATGGCGGTGGACGGCCCAGTTGAGGGTGTCCTTGAGCGCGCGGCGGTAGAGGAGCCGCACCCGCTCCTTCTGCCCCGCGCGCCGCGCCAGGTACCCCGCCGTCGTCGACATCGACCTCGCCGCCGCACCCGCTCCTGCTTCTTCTCCGGAGATTCTCTCGCCACTCCTCTGCGTTGGTGGATTCGGATTGGGAACGGAGGAGGAAGGGACCCGATCGGGAAGCCCAAGTTGTTAGGTGGGTGGGCGACAAGGCCGGCATGCCCTTGTTGGGCTTTAATTGGGTCTTTCTGGACCGAGTTAAACGGGCTGGAGCAGTACGCGTTACCGAGTTCGTTCATTAGCTGCCCTATAAGTAGGCCTTTTTAGGGCATTTGAGGCACAAAAAAACAGTCCTCCAACTGTTGCCCTATAATAGAAAAATtgcaaaatagataaataaattaAGCAGCCCTAGAATGCAGCCCCAAGTGCTGCAAATATACAACACTTGGAAGGCTGCCGCAAAATCGCCCCACTCGCCCAACCACATTTCTTTTGTTCCCGTGCGCGGCCGGGCCTCCACTCCACGTGTTGGTAGTGGTGATTTTCTGCCGTAAAAAGCAACTGATGCCGCTCTGCCTCCTTCCCCGCCCCTGCTGCTCCACCCTGCCCCCTCGAATGGCCTCTGGAGAGCCCTAAAATGCAGCCCTAGGTGCTCCAAATATACAACACTTGGACGGCGGTCACAAAATCGCCCAGCTCGCCCAACCGCATTTGTTTGGTTCCGTGCGTGGCGGGACCTCCACTCCGCCGGCCGGCAT
Protein-coding regions in this window:
- the LOC123166843 gene encoding NADH dehydrogenase [ubiquinone] 1 beta subcomplex subunit 9 — encoded protein: MSTTAGYLARRAGQKERVRLLYRRALKDTLNWAVHRHLFYQDASELRDKFEANRNVENLDVIDRLIEDAEAQQRNFQHPDPYIVPWAPGGTKFTRNPPPPEGIEIIYNYGKEDQ